A DNA window from Procambarus clarkii isolate CNS0578487 chromosome 3, FALCON_Pclarkii_2.0, whole genome shotgun sequence contains the following coding sequences:
- the Polr2J gene encoding DNA-directed RNA polymerase II subunit RPB11 yields the protein MNAPPTFESFLLFDGEKKILKEVDTKVPNAAIYTINKEDHTLGNMIRMQLLKDPNVMFAGYKNPHPLEHKVVLRVQTTDASYTPHDAFMNAITDLISELSLLEERFREAIREKKEGFD from the exons ATGAACGCGCCGCCAACCTTCGAGTCATTTCTCCTTTTTGACGGAGAAAAGAAAATTCTTAAAGAGGTTGACACTAAG GTACCTAATGCTGCCATCTACACCATCAACAAGGAAGATCACACTCTGGGTAACATGATCCGTATGCAGCTGCTCAAGGACCCAAATGTAATGTTTGCTGGCTACAAGAACCCACATCCCCTAGAACACAAGGTTGTGCTTCGTGTTCAG ACAACAGATGCCAGCTACACCCCACATGATGCCTTCATGAATGCCATCACCGACCTCATCTCTGAACTCTCGCTTCTAGAGGAAAGATTCCGAGAGGCCATACGAGAGAAGAAGGAAGGGTTCGACTAA
- the LOC123760850 gene encoding pancreatic triacylglycerol lipase, protein MLFSLLLILVMDVIGLWDAHASDAANTVPIYPQVHSTQTLGNLSDIRFLLWTRTNPDNNDYYRLLPRDFENLDQSPFNASLPTYFMYHGFSDFGECQWILNTKTELLGLYECNVVSVDWQTLVLSPWYNLAVENVYKTANYTAAFIDWLHSVRRLAPSLVHITGHSLGAHTAGLTARYVTSGTVARVTGLDPAGPLFYDKPADQRLDSSDADFVDVLHANSGSLAEGCIALHQPLGHVDFYPNGGRHQPGCVVTPEDVLTDWIDLFGGCSHARVTELWVESLIDLAPDKMFTSWPCSDWDTFLAGNCSSCGQGCLHMGFHVEYSSRGSYYLRTNATSPFALGDNQ, encoded by the exons ATGTTGTTCTCTTTACTCTTGA TATTGGTGATGGATGTCATTGGGTTGTGGGATGCACATGCCAGCGACGCAGCAAACACAGTGCCTATCTACCCTCAAGTCCATTCAACACAGACTCTCGGCAACCTGTCCGACATTCGCTTTCTTCTCTGGACCAG AACTAACCCAGACAACAATGACTACTATCGCCTGCTGCCCAGGGACTTTGAGAATCTTGACCAGTCTCCCTTCAATGCTAGTCTTCCCACCTATTTCATGTACCATGGCTTCAGTGACTTTGGAGAATGTCAGTGGATCCTCAACACCAAGACTG AGCTGCTGGGGCTATATGAGTGTAATGTTGTGTCTGTGGACTGGCAGACTCTTGTGCTCTCTCCTTGGTATAATCTGGCTGTAGAAAACGTCTACAAG ACAGCCAACTACACGGCAGCCTTCATCGACTGGCTCCACAGTGTCCGGAGACTGGCGCCGTCCCTGGTCCACATCACCGGCCACTCTCTAGGGGCCCACACTGCCGGCCTCACTGCCAGATATGTCACATCCGGCACTGTCGCCAGAGTCACCG GTCTTGATCCAGCGGGTCCGTTGTTCTATGACAAGCCAGCCGACCAGCGGCTCGACTCCTCCGATGCTGACTTTGTCGACGTCCTGCATGCCAACTCCGGCTCCCTCGCTGAG GGGTGTATAGCGCTCCACCAGCCTCTGGGACACGTTGACTTCTACCCTAACGGTGGGAGGCATCaaccaggatgtgtggtcactccTGAGGACGTTCTTACTGACTGGATTGACCTCTTTG GTGGATGTAGTCATGCTAGAGTTACTGAACTGTGGGTAGAGAGCCTCATAGATCTCGCCCCAGACAAGATGTTCACCTCGTGGCCATGTTCAGACTGGGACACTTTCTTGGCCGGCAACTGTTCCTCCTGTGGCCAAGGGTGCCTGCACATGGGCTTCCACGTCGAGTACAG CTCAAGAGGTTCATATTACTTGCGTACAAATGCCACCTCACCCTTCGCTCTGGGTGATAATCAGTAA
- the eIF3k gene encoding eukaryotic translation initiation factor 3 subunit K, with product MVEQAEAMRATVASMLRGIERYNPENISTLERYVELQARENTYDLEANLALLKLYQFNPGKYQNTVACTILMKALTNLPHTDFVLCKCLLGQEQMDDIIIKRIMYLHDLLEMCQFNMYWKMNATYSELITDIKDFHDSIRKYICHVITITYQHIEKNVLAQLLGGIDEVALQHWMTKYGWKETDDGYVFIANQEETVKTKNITEKIEFDSVAGIMAACR from the exons ATGGTGGAACAGGCGGAGGCGATGCGGGCGACGGTGGCCTCCATGCTGCGGGGGATTGAACG GTATAATCCGGAGAACATCTCTACTCTGGAGAGGTACGTGGAGCTCCAGGCCCGCGAGAACACTTACGACCTGGAGGCAAATCTTGCACTCCTGAAGTTATACCAGTTCAACCCTGGCAAGTACCAGAACACTGTAGCATGCACCATCCTCATGAAGGCTCTTACCAACCTGCCACACACCGACTTTGTCCTCTGCAAGTGTCTTCTAGGGCAAGAACAG ATGGATGATATTATCATCAAACGTATTATGTACCTTCATGACCTGCTGGAAATGTGTCAGTTCAACATGTATTGGAAGATGAACGCTACATATTCCGAACTA ATtacagacatcaaagacttccatGACAGCATACGCAAGTATATCTGCCATGTTATAACAATCACCTATCAGCACATAGAGAAGAATGTTCTGGCCCAGCTCCTCGGTGGCATTGACG AGGTGGCCTTGCAGCACTGGATGACTAAGTATGGGTGGAAGGAAACTGATGATGGCTACGTGTTTATCGCCAATCAAGAGGAAACGGTAAAGACCAAGAATATCACTGAGAAGATCGAGTTTGATTCCGTGGCAGGAATAATGGCTGCCTGCAGATAA